A genomic segment from Gossypium hirsutum isolate 1008001.06 chromosome D04, Gossypium_hirsutum_v2.1, whole genome shotgun sequence encodes:
- the LOC107898288 gene encoding uncharacterized protein has protein sequence MENNFFDKVEDNAMVRIWSEKVQLEKGDSLAKDYVSELWDYTRISVTQNSLQELREIWDKWNDETKQLFYSNYEDLSYLLDVKVDERLFRALVQYWNPAYSCFTFGKVDLVPTVEEYTALLYCPRLQVDKAYSRAAYVSAFWKKLMHITGMSEQRITARVKQKGVCKCIPWKNLWDLILAHANGKKKVDVFSLSIYGLVIFPRALGHVDEAVSDLFDRLSKGVTPVPAILAETFRSLKACRRAGEGRFIGCVQLLIAWFHSHFWNVDKVSYRVCSRHYFPLKEIVATPRRDDISEENWTAILQNLQDDDVEWRAPWLIPNEILYRCGSFDWVPLLGIGGAVGYAPLLVLRKYNSRQFVPATQSLAQYEFSYREENYKRRVKEISQAWNQVHRMKRLTVGSMTTPKYGEWRSKRINDNIPELNLERVRPMEEYLQVIPLELEIIKQDFEKRNSELEKKIERLEEEKMHLRLDVDVQKLEAEKLKKGNNKVEEDLDSLKTDYKKLRVSIRTAELGKTSEQWR, from the coding sequence ATGGAGAACAActtttttgataaagtggaagacaatgccATGGTCCGTATATGGTCAGAGAAAGTACAATTGGAAAAGGGAGACAGTCTAGCTAAAGATTATGTGTCAGAGCTGTGGGACTACACTCGTATTAGCGTGACGCAAAATAGCCTTCAGGAGCTGAGAGAAATATGGGATAAGTGGAATGATGAGACCAAGCAGTTGTTCTACTCTAACTATGAAGACTTGTCGTATTTGCTTGATGTAAAGGTGGATGAGCGTTTGTTCCGGGCCCTGGTTCAATATTGGAACCCAGCAtatagttgtttcacttttggcaAAGTAGATCTGGTACCTACGGTAGAGGAATATACGGCTTTACTATATTGCCCAAGGCTTCAGGTGGATAAAGCATATTCTAGAGCCGCGTATGTCTCGGCATTTTGGAAAAAATTGATGCATATTACTGGTATGAGCGAGCAGCGGATCACGGCCAGGGTAAAGCAGAAAGGGGTGTGTAAATGTATTCCATGGAAAAATTTGTGGGATTTGATTCTAGCGCATGCGAATGGGAAAAAGAAGGTTGATGTGTTTTCTTTGAGTATCTACGGGTTGGTGATCTTCCCTAGAGCATTGGGGCATGTCGACGAAGCGGTCTCAGATCTTTTCGATCGATTGAGCAAAGGGGTCACGCCTGTTCCTGCAATTTTGGCTGAAACGTTTAGATCTTTGAAAGCGTGTAGGCGAGCTGGTGAAGGCAGATTTATAGGTTGTGTGCAATTGTTGATAGCCTGGTTCCATAGTCATTTTTGGAATGTCGACAAAGTTTCATATCGGGTTTGCTCTAGGCATTACTTCCCGTTAAAAGAGATAGTGGCTACCCCAAGAAGGGATGATATATCAGAAGAAAATTGGACAGCAATCCTACAAAATCTTCAAGATgatgatgtggaatggagagctCCCTGGTTGATTCCTAATGAAATTCTTTACCGTTGTGGAAGCTTTGACTGGGTCCCGTTGCTAGGGATTGGGGGAGCCGTCGGGTATGCACCTTTATTGGTCTTAAGGAAATACAATTCAAGGCAGTTTGTGCCAGCGACGCAAAGTTTAGCTCAATATGAGTTCTCGTACCGCGAAGAAAATTACAAAAGAAGGGTGAAAGAAATTTCTCAGGCTTGGAATCAGGTTCATAGGATGAAAAGGCTAACTGTGGGTTCAATGACAACTCCAAAGTACGGAGAATGGCGAAGTAAGAGAATTAATGATAACATTCCAGAGTTAAACTTGGAGCGTGTTCGACCAATGGAAGAGTACCTACAAGTAATCCCATTAGAATTGGAGATTATAAAGCAAGACTtcgaaaagaggaattcagaacttgaaaagaaaatagagCGGTTGGAAGAAGAGAAGATGCATTTGAGGCTAGACGTTGACGTCCAAAAATTAGAAGCTGAAAAATTGAAGAAAGGGAATAATAAAGTAGAGGAGGATTTGGATAGCTTAAAGACAGACTACAAAAAGCTACGAGTATCAATAAGAACCGCGGAGCTGGGAAAGACTTCAGAGCAATGGCGATAG
- the LOC107898289 gene encoding uncharacterized protein, giving the protein MRPIQMSIYETPAHCYNIKEQGKDDHPWYQSILQYVKNREYPSQATENDKRTLRRIAIEYVLDGEVLYKRRKDQVLLRCVNVVEAKKILEEVHEDICGTHANEVSIKRNVNNNRELVRGDLSLKEISSRTFDVAL; this is encoded by the exons ATGAGGCCTATTCAGATGAGCATCTATGAAACCCCAGCTCATTGCTACAATATTAAGGAGCAGGGAAAAGacgatcacccttggtatcagagtatcctacagTATGTGAAGAATCGAGAGTACCCTAGTCAAGCAACGGAGAACGACAAGAGAACTCTGAGGAGAATAGCCATCGAATATGTCTTAGACGGGGAAGTGTTATacaaaagaaggaaagatcaagtactgttaagatgtgtaaaTGTCGTGGAAGCTAAGAAAATTTTGGAGGAAGTCCATGAGGATATCtgtgggacgcacgccaatg AAGTATCAATCAAACGAAATGTCAACAATAATCGTGAGCTGGTAAGAGGGGATCTCTCTCTCAAGGAAATTTCTTCTCGCACATTTGATGTGGCACTCTGA